In Thermosynechococcus sichuanensis E542, a single genomic region encodes these proteins:
- a CDS encoding DUF3119 family protein — protein sequence MQGTALATVRLQPSFAVPLGVLLLSVPLWWLYWWLGLPISLFALFLAVQAATLRLEFTATALDVYRGSQQIRHFPYQQWQHWEVFWPAFPILFYFREVKNIHFLPILFDAKTLVQCLQERCPRTAFISTVRNDG from the coding sequence ATGCAAGGAACCGCCTTGGCCACTGTTCGCCTTCAACCCTCATTTGCCGTCCCTCTAGGCGTGCTACTGTTGAGTGTGCCCCTATGGTGGCTGTACTGGTGGCTGGGCTTACCCATCTCCCTCTTTGCCCTATTTTTGGCTGTACAGGCGGCAACGCTGCGCTTGGAATTTACAGCAACGGCTCTCGATGTCTATCGCGGCAGCCAACAGATTCGCCACTTTCCCTATCAGCAATGGCAGCACTGGGAGGTCTTTTGGCCAGCCTTTCCCATCCTTTTTTATTTTCGGGAAGTGAAGAATATCCACTTTCTGCCGATTCTGTTTGACGCCAAAACTCTAGTACAATGCCTCCAAGAACGCTGCCCACGCACAGCCTTTATTTCCACGGTTCGCAATGACGGATGA
- a CDS encoding DUF3086 domain-containing protein has protein sequence MTDDPTLTDASEPTPEEVTALKAQRDALKAEIQALDAEFHRLVHDRLKSLEERQQSLQLTIEQLERRKERIEQELRRNFLGASQELAIRVQGFKEFLVKSMQELAATVEEMELLPPPPAVAETAPAPAETVTTPPKLVLDEGFQEEADRIRRLLEQYRSSPNYYGPPWQLRRTFEQIHAERVESWFFDLGGRGALRSLPSRLQNILVASAIISILRDFYGDMLRVLVLADSPERLGDWRRGLQDCLGINRQDFGPDQGVALFESADALAFRADRLEQEDYIPLILIDDSQPQVSLSLLQYPLLLGFAPEPQLRPSRSADFFE, from the coding sequence ATGACGGATGACCCTACGCTGACGGATGCCTCTGAACCCACGCCAGAGGAAGTAACTGCTCTCAAAGCCCAGCGCGATGCCCTCAAAGCAGAGATTCAAGCCCTCGATGCGGAGTTTCATCGTCTTGTCCACGATCGCCTCAAGTCCCTTGAAGAGCGGCAACAAAGTCTGCAACTCACCATTGAGCAACTAGAACGGCGCAAGGAACGCATTGAGCAGGAACTACGCCGCAACTTTCTGGGTGCCTCCCAAGAACTCGCGATTCGGGTGCAGGGGTTCAAGGAGTTTCTCGTCAAGAGCATGCAGGAGTTGGCTGCCACCGTCGAGGAAATGGAATTGCTGCCCCCGCCGCCCGCTGTAGCGGAAACTGCCCCTGCCCCAGCAGAAACAGTGACAACACCGCCTAAGTTGGTGCTTGATGAGGGATTTCAGGAGGAAGCGGATCGGATTCGCCGTTTGCTAGAGCAATATCGCAGTAGCCCCAACTACTATGGCCCCCCTTGGCAGTTGCGACGCACCTTTGAGCAGATCCATGCTGAGCGGGTAGAAAGCTGGTTTTTTGATCTGGGGGGACGGGGTGCCCTGCGATCGCTCCCCAGTCGGCTGCAAAATATCCTTGTTGCCTCGGCAATCATCTCGATCCTGCGGGACTTCTATGGCGATATGTTGCGGGTTTTGGTTTTGGCTGATTCCCCTGAGCGGCTGGGGGACTGGCGACGCGGTTTACAGGACTGCTTAGGGATTAACCGCCAAGATTTTGGCCCCGATCAGGGGGTGGCACTCTTTGAATCTGCGGATGCCTTGGCCTTTCGGGCCGATCGCCTTGAGCAGGAGGACTACATTCCCCTGATTCTCATTGATGATTCCCAACCTCAGGTTAGTCTTTCGCTGCTGCAATATCCCTTGCTCTTGGGCTTTGCCCCTGAACCCCAGTTGCGTCCTAGTCGTAGTGCTGATTTCTTTGAGTAA
- the plsY gene encoding glycerol-3-phosphate 1-O-acyltransferase PlsY encodes MTTVLILGLLALISYLLGSIPTGYLLAKALRGIDIREHGSGSTGATNVLRVVGKGPGLVTFLVDVGKGLGAVLLARWVLGQSWSTVPASWLEFVLLAIAFIAVLAHSKPVWLGWRGGKSVATGLGVLLALNAPTALATFAVFLVVLAVSRIVSLSSITAAISLPFWFWFFTQSWPFIGFSVIAGAFVIWRHQTNIQRLLAGTEPRLGTPISEG; translated from the coding sequence GTGACCACTGTATTGATCCTTGGACTACTGGCGCTCATTAGCTACCTGCTCGGCTCAATTCCCACGGGCTACCTCTTGGCGAAAGCACTGCGGGGGATTGATATTCGGGAGCATGGCTCTGGCTCAACGGGAGCAACCAATGTGCTGCGGGTGGTGGGCAAAGGCCCTGGACTGGTGACGTTTTTAGTCGATGTGGGCAAGGGACTAGGGGCAGTGCTCTTGGCGCGGTGGGTCTTGGGGCAATCTTGGAGTACAGTACCCGCCAGTTGGTTGGAATTTGTGCTGCTGGCGATCGCCTTCATTGCCGTTCTAGCCCACAGTAAGCCGGTTTGGTTAGGCTGGCGCGGCGGCAAATCCGTTGCCACTGGTTTAGGGGTACTTCTTGCCCTCAATGCCCCCACTGCTTTGGCCACCTTTGCGGTATTTCTAGTGGTCTTGGCGGTCAGCCGCATCGTCTCCCTGAGTTCAATTACGGCTGCTATCTCCTTACCCTTCTGGTTTTGGTTCTTTACCCAGTCGTGGCCGTTTATTGGCTTTAGTGTGATTGCAGGTGCCTTTGTGATTTGGCGACACCAGACGAATATCCAACGTCTGCTGGCAGGGACAGAGCCACGCTTGGGAACCCCTATCTCGGAAGGATAG
- the argF gene encoding ornithine carbamoyltransferase, which translates to METLRGRDLLSIADLSRAEAEYLLDLAAQMKIGKVAPQCPKVLGLLFQKASTRTRVSFTVAMYQLGGQVIDLNPQSTQVGRGEPLPDTARVLDRYLDAVAIRTYGQAELQLFADYARIPVINALTDREHPCQILADLLTLRESFGTLAGLTLCYIGDGNNVAHSLLLGCALLGVNIRVASPPQFAPLPEIVAQAKALSGGKSEVTVLTDPQTAAKGAHALYTDVWASMGQEAEAGDRQPIFQPYQINDQLLALADPRAIVLHCLPAHREEEITASVLEGPQSRVWEQAENRLHAQKALLASLLG; encoded by the coding sequence ATGGAAACCCTGCGGGGGCGTGATTTGCTGAGCATCGCTGACCTTTCACGGGCAGAGGCAGAGTATCTGCTAGATTTGGCAGCACAGATGAAAATCGGTAAGGTGGCTCCCCAGTGTCCCAAGGTCTTGGGGCTGCTGTTTCAGAAGGCTTCGACCCGTACCCGTGTCAGCTTTACGGTGGCAATGTACCAACTGGGCGGCCAAGTCATTGACCTGAATCCCCAATCCACGCAGGTGGGACGCGGTGAGCCGTTGCCGGATACCGCACGGGTATTGGATCGCTATTTGGATGCGGTGGCGATTCGCACCTATGGTCAGGCGGAACTGCAACTGTTTGCTGACTATGCGCGGATACCCGTGATTAATGCCCTCACCGATCGCGAGCATCCCTGTCAGATTTTGGCGGATCTGCTGACGCTACGGGAATCCTTTGGCACATTGGCGGGACTGACCCTCTGCTACATTGGCGATGGCAATAATGTGGCGCATTCTTTACTCCTAGGCTGTGCCCTCTTGGGGGTGAATATTCGTGTGGCTTCCCCACCGCAGTTTGCGCCTTTGCCGGAGATTGTGGCGCAAGCCAAGGCACTGAGTGGCGGTAAGAGTGAAGTGACTGTTCTCACGGATCCACAGACGGCAGCGAAGGGTGCCCACGCCCTTTACACCGATGTTTGGGCCAGTATGGGACAGGAAGCAGAAGCGGGCGATCGCCAGCCCATTTTTCAGCCCTACCAAATCAATGATCAACTCCTCGCCCTTGCGGATCCACGGGCGATCGTTCTCCACTGTCTGCCGGCGCACCGCGAGGAAGAAATTACCGCCAGTGTCCTTGAAGGGCCGCAGTCTCGGGTTTGGGAGCAGGCGGAAAATCGTCTCCATGCCCAGAAGGCGCTGCTGGCCAGTCTCTTGGGATAG